A genomic segment from Brevundimonas mediterranea encodes:
- a CDS encoding winged helix-turn-helix domain-containing protein — protein MTDDFDISRIDEVIHGRIRLGIMAYLSGAEAADFNTLKARLQTTDGNLSVHLRKLEEAGFVAVTKSFVGRKPLTEARLTEEGRTAFVAYLDAMAGLLPAR, from the coding sequence ATGACGGATGATTTCGATATCAGCCGGATCGACGAGGTGATCCACGGGCGGATCCGGCTGGGGATCATGGCCTATCTGTCGGGGGCCGAGGCGGCGGATTTCAACACGCTGAAGGCCCGGTTGCAGACGACCGACGGCAATCTGTCGGTCCATCTGCGAAAGCTGGAGGAGGCGGGCTTCGTCGCCGTGACCAAGAGCTTTGTCGGCCGCAAGCCCCTGACCGAGGCCCGGCTGACCGAAGAGGGCCGGACCGCCTTCGTCGCCTATCTGGACGCCATGGCGGGGCTGCTTCCGGCGCGCTAG
- a CDS encoding AMP nucleosidase, whose product MTEQMTAQAALDRLETLYTQSVTNLRDAVRDFVETGARPDPLKRAEGVFAYPELRIRWDGDRPQDLEPRAYARLSKQGTYATTITRPDLFRPYLTEQLGLLEQEYAATFEVGISKQEIPFPYVTDGLEVALDRSMTAALARWFPTTDLAHIGDEIADGLFDMGGDFPLSHFDGLRTDFSLARLRHYTGTAVDDVQSYVLFTNYNRYVDEFVRWAIEQLQTPGTPYETLSCAGGVVITRDTPNPEASISDTAWKKHQMPAYHLTAPGHKGVTLVNIGVGPSNAKTITDHLAVTRPHVWLMIGHCGGLRASQTIGDYVLAHAYLRDDHVLDAVLPPDIPIPSIAEVQRALYDATKSVSGMPGDEVKLRLRTGTVVTTDDRNWELRYSKSALRFNQSRAVAIDMESATIAAQGYRFRVPYGTLLCVSDKPLHGEIKLPGQANRFYEGSISEHLQIGIQAVDLMRNEGSRLHSRKLRAFDEPPFR is encoded by the coding sequence ATGACAGAACAGATGACAGCACAGGCGGCGCTGGACCGCCTCGAAACCCTCTACACCCAATCCGTGACCAACCTGCGCGACGCCGTGCGGGATTTCGTCGAGACCGGCGCGCGGCCCGATCCGCTGAAACGCGCCGAAGGGGTGTTCGCCTATCCCGAACTTCGCATCCGCTGGGACGGGGATCGTCCCCAGGACCTGGAGCCGCGCGCCTACGCCCGGCTGTCGAAACAGGGAACCTACGCCACCACGATCACGCGTCCGGACCTGTTCCGCCCCTATCTGACCGAACAGCTGGGCCTGCTGGAACAGGAGTACGCCGCGACCTTCGAGGTCGGGATCTCGAAGCAGGAAATCCCCTTCCCCTATGTGACCGACGGACTGGAGGTGGCGCTGGACCGGTCGATGACGGCGGCCCTGGCGCGCTGGTTCCCGACCACGGACCTGGCCCATATCGGCGACGAGATCGCCGACGGCCTGTTCGACATGGGCGGCGACTTTCCCCTGTCGCATTTCGACGGGTTGAGGACCGACTTCTCGCTGGCGCGGCTGCGGCACTACACCGGCACGGCGGTGGACGACGTCCAGTCCTATGTCCTGTTCACCAACTATAATCGCTACGTCGACGAGTTCGTGCGCTGGGCCATCGAGCAGCTTCAGACGCCGGGCACGCCGTACGAGACCCTGTCCTGCGCCGGCGGGGTGGTGATCACGCGCGACACGCCCAATCCCGAGGCCTCGATCAGCGACACGGCCTGGAAGAAGCACCAGATGCCGGCCTATCACCTGACCGCGCCGGGCCATAAGGGTGTGACCCTGGTAAATATCGGCGTCGGACCGTCCAACGCCAAGACCATCACCGACCACCTCGCCGTCACCCGCCCGCATGTCTGGCTGATGATCGGGCATTGCGGCGGCCTGCGCGCCAGCCAGACCATTGGCGACTATGTCCTGGCCCACGCCTATCTGCGCGACGACCATGTGCTGGACGCGGTCCTGCCGCCGGACATTCCGATCCCCTCGATCGCCGAGGTCCAGCGCGCCCTGTACGATGCGACCAAGTCGGTCAGCGGCATGCCCGGCGACGAGGTCAAGCTGCGCCTGCGCACCGGCACAGTGGTCACCACCGACGACCGGAACTGGGAGCTGCGCTATTCGAAGTCGGCGCTGCGCTTCAACCAGAGCCGGGCCGTCGCCATCGACATGGAAAGCGCCACCATCGCCGCCCAGGGCTACCGGTTCCGCGTCCCCTACGGCACCCTGTTGTGCGTCTCGGACAAGCCGTTGCACGGCGAGATCAAACTGCCGGGCCAGGCCAACCGCTTCTACGAAGGCTCGATCTCGGAACACCTGCAGATCGGCATCCAGGCGGTGGACCTGATGCGGAACGAGGGTTCGCGCCTGCACTCCCGCAAACTCCGCGCCTTCGACGAGCCGCCGTTCCGTTAA